One region of Oryza sativa Japonica Group chromosome 5, ASM3414082v1 genomic DNA includes:
- the LOC136356452 gene encoding prolamin PPROL 14E-like: MKIIFVFALLAIAACSASAQFDVLGQSYRQYQLQSPVLLQQQVLSPYNEFVRQQYGIAASPFLQSAAFQLRNNQVWQQLGLVAQQSHYQDINIVQAIVQQLQLQQFGDLYFDRNLAQAQALLAFNVPSRYGIYPRYYGAPSTITTLGGVL, encoded by the coding sequence ATGAAGATCATTTTCGTCTTTGCTCTCCTTGCTATTGCTGCATGCAGCGCCTCTGCGCAGTTTGATGTTTTGGGTCAAAGTTATAGGCAATATCAGCTGCAGTCGCCTGTCCTACTACAGCAACAGGTGCTTAGCCCATATAATGAGTTCGTAAGGCAGCAGTATGGCATAGCGGCAAGCCCCTTCTTGCAATCAGCTGCGTTTCAACTGAGAAACAACCAAGTCTGGCAACAGCTCGGGCTGGTGGCGCAACAATCTCACTATCAGGACATTAACATTGTTCAGGCCATAGTGCAGCAGCTACAACTCCAGCAGTTTGGTGATCTCTACTTTGATCGGAATCtggctcaagctcaagctctgTTGGCTTTTAACGTGCCATCTAGATATGGTATCTACCCTAGGTACTATGGTGCACCCAGTACCATTACCACCCTTGGCGGTGTCTTGTAA